From the Billgrantia sulfidoxydans genome, one window contains:
- the tsf gene encoding translation elongation factor Ts has protein sequence MAAISASQVKELRERTGLGMMECKKALTEADGDIEVAIENLRKSSGLKAAKKAGRTAAEGAVATRVAEDGSYGVVVEINSETDFVARDANFKAFADQVADAFFSAKSEDVAAVMEGALESAREQLVQKIGENIGVRRCAVVEAPEGALVGEYVHGGRIGVLTVLKGGNAEVAKDVAMHVAAINPAVARPEDMPQEQLDKEKAIILAQPDMAGKPEQIAEKMVEGRLKKYLAENSLTEQPFVKDPNQSVAEFVKAAGGEVIGFTRFEVGEGIEKEEVDFAKEVMEQAGRR, from the coding sequence ATGGCAGCGATCAGCGCTTCCCAGGTCAAGGAACTGCGCGAGCGTACCGGGCTCGGCATGATGGAGTGCAAGAAGGCGCTCACCGAAGCCGATGGTGACATCGAGGTCGCCATCGAGAACCTGCGCAAGAGCTCCGGCCTCAAGGCCGCCAAGAAGGCCGGCCGTACCGCCGCCGAAGGCGCCGTGGCGACCCGCGTCGCCGAGGACGGCAGCTACGGCGTGGTAGTCGAGATCAACTCCGAGACCGACTTCGTCGCCCGCGATGCCAACTTCAAGGCCTTCGCCGACCAGGTCGCCGACGCCTTCTTCTCCGCCAAGAGCGAAGACGTCGCCGCGGTGATGGAGGGCGCCCTCGAGAGCGCTCGCGAGCAGCTGGTGCAGAAGATCGGCGAGAACATCGGCGTGCGTCGTTGCGCCGTGGTCGAGGCGCCGGAAGGCGCGCTGGTGGGCGAATACGTCCACGGCGGCCGTATCGGCGTGCTCACCGTGCTCAAGGGCGGCAACGCCGAGGTGGCCAAGGACGTCGCCATGCACGTGGCCGCGATCAACCCGGCCGTGGCGCGTCCCGAGGACATGCCGCAGGAGCAGCTCGACAAGGAGAAGGCGATCATCCTGGCCCAGCCCGACATGGCCGGCAAGCCCGAGCAGATCGCCGAGAAGATGGTCGAAGGCCGCCTGAAGAAGTACCTGGCCGAGAACAGCCTGACCGAGCAGCCCTTCGTCAAGGACCCGAACCAGTCCGTGGCCGAGTTCGTCAAGGCCGCCGGCGGCGAGGTGATCGGCTTCACCCGCTTCGAGGTGGGCGAGGGCATCGAGAAGGAAGAGGTCGACTTCGCCAAGGAAGTCATGGAACAGGCTGGCCGTCGCTAA
- the pyrH gene encoding UMP kinase: MSTLDHVDNPAKTRSDKSKYKRILLKLSGEALMGEHDFGIDPQVLDRMALEIGQLVGIGVQVGIVIGGGNLFRGAALNAAGMDRVTGDHMGMLATVMNALAMRDALERSNIRSRVMSAIPMSGVVEHYDRRTAIRYLTSGDVVLFSAGTGNPFFTTDSAACLRGIEIDADVVVKATKVDGVYDKDPVKHADAVKYDHLSYDNALDQKLGIMDLTAICLVRDHDMPVRVFNMNKPGALLNLVVGGKEGTLIDRG, translated from the coding sequence ATGTCCACGCTCGATCACGTCGATAACCCCGCCAAGACCCGCAGCGACAAGTCCAAGTACAAGCGCATCCTGCTCAAGCTCTCCGGCGAGGCGCTGATGGGCGAACACGACTTCGGCATCGATCCCCAGGTGCTCGATCGCATGGCGCTGGAGATCGGTCAGCTGGTGGGCATCGGCGTGCAGGTCGGCATCGTCATCGGCGGCGGCAACCTGTTCCGCGGCGCCGCGCTCAACGCGGCCGGCATGGACCGGGTCACCGGCGACCACATGGGCATGCTGGCCACGGTGATGAACGCCCTGGCCATGCGCGACGCCCTGGAGCGCTCCAATATCCGCTCACGCGTCATGTCCGCCATTCCCATGAGCGGCGTGGTGGAGCACTACGACCGGCGTACCGCCATCCGCTACCTGACCTCGGGAGACGTGGTATTGTTCTCCGCCGGTACCGGCAACCCCTTCTTCACCACCGACTCCGCGGCCTGCCTGCGCGGCATCGAGATCGATGCCGACGTGGTGGTCAAGGCCACCAAGGTGGACGGCGTCTACGACAAGGACCCGGTGAAACATGCCGATGCGGTCAAGTACGATCATCTGAGCTACGATAATGCGCTCGATCAAAAGCTCGGCATCATGGATTTGACCGCTATCTGCCTGGTGCGGGACCATGACATGCCGGTTCGCGTCTTCAACATGAACAAGCCGGGCGCCCTGCTGAACCTGGTGGTGGGCGGCAAGGAAGGCACGCTGATAGACAGAGGTTGA